A part of Botrytis cinerea B05.10 chromosome 2, complete sequence genomic DNA contains:
- the Bcalf1 gene encoding Bcalf1, with protein MSGMQTAGDIPMIVKSENSGSERRITPSWSIGQLKSKLVPVTGIPSSDQKLTLWINNQQSVEIQALDEETTQLTSFPLAPHAVIHVTDTRAPGLRENYTDVSAVEKYTLPVESYEKRTDSVLAWKKNEKLGRFNPDAPTLLDAKLAVYDNEIKAKGISVGKRCRVGEDDSRRGEVMYVGDVAEIPGGAGKWIGVKLDEPVGKNDGSIAGKRYWGKEGDGKFGVFVRPERVTVGDFPVMDDFEDMEEM; from the exons ATGAGTGGTATGCAGACAGCAGGGGATATCCCCATGATTGTTAAATCAGAGAACTCTGGATCAGAGCGTCGTATTACTCCGTCTTGGTCTATTGGTCAACTAAAATCAAAACTTGTACCCGTGACCGGTATCCCTTCCTCAGATCAAAAACTCACTTTGTGGATCAACAATCAGCAATCCGTCGAGATCCAAGCTCTGGATGAAGAGACTACACAACTGACAAGCTTTCCTCTGGCACCACACGCCGTTATTCAC GTGACTGATACTCGCGCCCCTGGTCTCCGTGAGAATTATACCGATGTCTCTGCAGTGGAAAAATACACCCTTCCCGTAGAATCCTATGAGAAACGCACCGACAGTGTTCTTGCGtggaaaaagaatgaaaagctCGGACGATTCAATCCTGATGCTCCAACGCTCCTTGATGCCAAGCTCGCTGTCTACGATAATGAGATCAAGGCAAAAGGTATCTCTGTAGGAAAGAGATGTAGAGTCGGAGAAGATGATTCCAGAAGAGGTGAAGTGATGTATGTAGGTGACGTTGCGGAAATCCCTGGTGGGGCAGGAAAATGGATCGGAGTTAAACTAGATGAACCTGTCGGAAAGAATGATGGCAGTATAGCTGGAAAGAGATATTGGGGTAAAGAAGGTGACGGAAAATTTGGTGTCTTTGTCAGACCTGAGAGAGTTACGGTGGGAGATTTTCCAGTAATGGATGATTTTGAGGACATGGAGGAAATGTGA
- the Bcmrp7 gene encoding Bcmrp7 → MLLPRLQPPLRGAITCISRTSSASAAETHLCEALAHLSFRKSSSPLAPLIAVRHASHAAQGAVNKAKDGPGKRLGAKKSGEQYVIPGNIIFRQRGTHWFPGENCAMGRDHTIYATQPGFVKYYKDPERHPKRQYIGVVFKREQVLPLPRNTIRRRRLGMEVAKIEEPEVEQAVEVEVSLEGAEKEGKKEKKKKERKGEEGRNLQLRPGYMYREANWEIGRAAERAKVKVRLYKPGDRWTAWRKANARKTKNAEKRGLSSRKKK, encoded by the exons ATGTTACTCCCACGCCTCCAGCCCCCATTGCGAGGCGCCATAACCTGCATCTCGCGGACATCGTCCGCATCGGCCGCAGAAACACATCTTTGCGAAGCTCTCGCGCATCTCTCGTTCaggaaatcttcttctccacttGCCCCTCTCATCGCCGTTCGTCATGCCTCGCACGCCGCGCAAGGAGCCGTGAACAAAGCGAAAGACGGCCCGGGCAAACGACTGGGTGCTAAGAAATCTGGTG AACAATATGTCATTCCCGGCAACATCATATTCCGACAACGCGGAACCCACTGGTTCCCCGGTGAGAACTGCGCCATGGGTCGCGATCACACTATCTACGCCACCCAACCGGGTTTCGTGAAATACTACAAAGATCCCGAGAGACATCCCAAACGCCAATACATCGGTGTGGTATTCAAGCGCGAACAAGTTCTCCCTTTGCCACGGAATACGATTAGGAGACGTAGATTAGGAATGGAGGTTGCGAAGATTGAGGAGCCGGAGGTGGAGCAAGCGGTAGAGGTGGAGGTTAGTTTGGAGGGGGCAGAGAAGGAGGgcaagaaggagaagaagaagaaggagaggaagggagaggagggtaGAAATTTGCAGCTAAGACCGGGATATATGTATCGGGAAGCTAATTGGGAGATTGGAAGAGCGGCCGAGAGAGCAAAGGTTAAGGTCAGGTTGTATAAGCCGGGAGATAGATGGACGGCTTGGAGGAAGGCAAATgcgaggaagacgaagaatgCGGAGAAGAGGGGATTGTCGAgtaggaagaagaaatag
- the Bccyk3 gene encoding Bccyk3, whose protein sequence is MTPAPGTLPTRFPCWCRAIYSFSGESKRDLGFIEGDLIECLNAGDGSWWMGRLRRDKRVMGLFPSNFVQVLDDSFRPTSRTSSPLPDRGPSPNPFKNPTAPTKPKTKSMRKPFQAYAAPDMGAIKRAEAREKERLAGLNSRIPSPAARGGHNEARAPSPQPQPPLYQSRMRSPAPFSQFPSHVSRAPSPGPSHYTPRAPSPGPSHYTPRAPSPAPNHYTSRVPSPALNHYTARIPSPAPNNYYSRGPSPAPNHYTSRGPSPTPNHYISRGPSPAPDHYASRGPSPAPDHYTSRGPSPIPNQYGSRAPSPAPSFGYQSYSRGPSPAPQFDRGGTSSPPPPPPPHRSTYAPQASRDTYGNNSDTYNVPLAVSPCPPSPAGTGRTPSPLRSAMDDVMLSLADMGVARESEIPEAPIDPWSPEAFDQTYISSKRAPRSNTAIAIPEEYNSTSADNYVNNMQPYQPTNTPPPQLSNYVQRMENRLSKMYSSTPRSPNDDARPAVPPKASSYAYESRPKSSMSTNTQSSKLRHRKSAYEVGKSMLGRTFTTRTDKTDSTSSSSGTRSTTTTGSSSTQMTDKSLMSGPSASGFSSTSAGSLARKRELLYGRAQSALGSRKDNYLGMNNSQPDFSTGRSQTPMTGISYHSSHASDPSRMQSPTGWPGTAADSNAALGGLMTPKSKKSGFFKRMVESAKTGAASARSSIAVGESSRPRVQAHGSFPAGTTSIGGGGFGNTPNPNPPNEVGPGGSTVGVDWVQVRRDINRSNSLSKIERVERKERCQMMDYPAISPVEELLEGCDGDEGVNGNPVAEPTNFQAVNLSLVDKNTRFINSLPPMSNPMSLATGYVCRPYRSDIQRLRAIFTWVSEKITWEEGFDNDTADSRRVIQTKHGSSEEVAFLVMDMCKAIGIHAEVIRGYLKSPGEVPDMGPMPRPNHFWNAVVIDGEWRIMDCSLASPSHPRRSQYTSASSQYAEPWWFLTRPIEICWTHIPEQHVDQHLCPPMAHEILLALPCACPAFFINEMEMVDYDTSLIRIEDLELVHIKISVPPDVECVAEVEARAFERDADGDLFETGEIITKPALAQAEWVGNQKRYTIKGLLPGDEGSGILKIYAGKRGLMHSIKDIPHPLAVALPIIHSGDNPPYDFLIRHPTPHAQRHDLYVAQPQCQRLAINNTFVFAVRQHPSSLSSGSPDPGRTSPIPFIRPNSAMSITSSSASGSGTGKKPAKLAIQAPGGKILRLMRKEERNGGVNLEGGDGGTWETIIKCGERGVWRGLVLADRSARWCVFAEWTCV, encoded by the exons ATGACGCCAGCCCCGGGTACTTTGCCTACTCGCTTTCCATGCTGGTGCCGAGCCATATATTCATTCAGCGGAGAG TCAAAACGCGACTTGGGCTTTATTGAGGGGGATTTGATAGAATGCTTGAACGCAGGAGATGGATCATGGTGGATGGGTCGATTGCGGAGGGACAAGAGAGTCATGGGACTGTTTCCTTCGAATTTCGTACAGGTGCTGGATGACAGTTTCCGGCCAACAAGCAGAACCTCGAGTCCATTGCCGGATCGAGGTCCCAGTCCAAACCCGTTCAAAAATCCAACAGCTCCGACGAAACCCAAGACAAAATCGATGCGAAAACCATTCCAGGCTTATGCCGCGCCAGATATGGGGGCAATAAAGAGGGCAGAAGCTAGGGAAAAGGAACGTCTCGCGGGTTTGAATTCTCGAATACCATCGCCAGCCGCCAGGGGTGGTCATAATGAGGCAAGGGCGCCTTCTCCTCAACCCCAGCCTCCTCTATATCAGTCGCGGATGCGCTCGCCAGCACCATTTTCTCAGTTTCCAAGCCATGTATCTCGCGCACCCTCTCCAGGTCCAAGCCATTATACACCCCGCGCACCATCTCCAGGTCCAAGCCATTATACACCCCGCGCTCCCTCTCCTGCGCCGAATCACTATACATCTCGTGTGCCTTCTCCTGCGCTCAACCATTATACTGCCCGTATACCTTCTCCTGCGCCCAATAACTATTACTCCCGTGGGCCATCTCCTGCGCCAAATCACTACACATCTCGTGGGCCATCTCCCACTCCTAACCATTACATATCTCGTGGGCCATCTCCCGCTCCCGACCATTACGCATCTCGTGGGCCATCTCCCGCTCCCGACCACTACACATCTCGTGGACCTTCACCCATTCCTAATCAATATGGATCTCGTGCTCCTTCTCCTGCTCCTTCATTTGGTTACCAAAGTTATTCTCGAGGTCCATCTCCCGCGCCTCAGTTCGACAGAGGGGGTACCTCGTCTCCACCGCCACCTCCACCGCCTCATCGGAGCACTTATGCTCCCCAAGCATCTAGAGATACATATGGCAACAATTCAGATACTTATAATGTACCATTGGCAGTATCACCTTGTCCACCATCGCCGGCGGGTACAGGACGCACCCCCTCCCCTTTGCGAAGTGCAATGGATGATGTAATGCTATCTTTAGCAGATATGGGAGTAGCTCGAGAGTCGGAAATTCCGGAAGCACCAATCGATCCATGGTCCCCTGAGGCATTTGATCAGACTTACATATCATCAAAACGTGCACCTAGATCTAATACAGCTATTGCAATTCCTGAAGAATATAATTCAACAAGTGCTGATAACTACGTCAATAATATGCAACCTTACCAACCTACAAATACTCCCCCACCTCAACTTAGCAATTACGTtcaaagaatggagaatAGACTAAGTAAAATGTATTCCTCGACCCCCCGTTCCCCAAATGATGATGCTCGACCAGCAGTTCCTCCTAAAGCGAGTTCATATGCTTATGAGAGCCGACCAAAATCGTCCATGAGTACAAATACACAGTCAAGCAAGCTTCGCCACCGGAAATCTGCATATGAAGTTGGTAAATCCATGCTGGGGAGGACTTTCACAACAAGAACAGACAAGACCGATTCAACAAGCTCTTCCTCTGGTACTCGCAGTACCACTACAACTGGAAGCTCGAGTACTCAGATGACTGATAAAAGTCTCATGAGTGGGCCTTCTGCCAGTGGCTTCTCTTCAACTAGTGCCGGAAGTCTAGCCAGGAAGCGGGAATTGCTGTACGGTCGAGCTCAGAGTGCTCTCGGTTCACGGAAAGATAACTATCTGGGGATGAATAACAGCCAACCCGATTTCTCTACTGGTCGATCTCAGACGCCAATGACTGGCATTTCATATCATAGTAGTCATGCTTCGGATCCTTCTCGTATGCAGTCGCCAACTGGCTGGCCAGGTACTGCAGCAGATTCCAATGCTGCTCTTGGTGGTCTCATGACacccaaatccaagaaaaGCGGGTTCTTCAAGAGAATGGTTGAGTCCGCAAAAACAGGTGCTGCGAGCGCTAGAAGCAGTATCGCTGTTGGTGAATCCTCCAGACCACGAGTTCAGGCTCATGGTTCATTTCCAGCAGGAACTACATCAATAGGAGGAGGCGGTTTTGGGAACACACCGAACCCAAATCCCCCGAATGAAGTTGGACCTGGAGGTAGTACGGTGGGAGTTGATTGGGTTCAGGTACGACGAGACATCAACAGATCAAATTCTTTAAGTAAGATTGAGCGAGTTGAAAGAAAGGAGCGATGCCAGATGATGGATTATCCCGCGATAAGTCCCGTGGAGGAGCTTCTTGAGGGGTGCGACGGTGACGAAGGAGTTAATGGTAACCCAGTTGCCGAGCCAACCAATTTCCAAGCTGTAAACCTCAGCTTGGTTGATAAGAACACAAGATTCATCAATAGCCTTCCACCGATGTCCAACCCTATGAGCCTAGCCACAGGCTATGTGTGTCGACCATATAGAAGCGATATCCAGCGCCTACGAGCAATTTTCACATGGGTCAGCGAAAAGATCACATGGGAAGAGGGCTTCGATAATGACACTGCCGATTCAAGAAGGGTGATCCAGACCAAGCATGGTTCATCCGAAGAGGTCGCATTCCTAGTTATGGATATGTGTAAAGCTATTGGGATACATGCAGAGGTTATCAGAGGGTATCTCAAATCGCCTGGCGAGGTACCAGATATGGGACCCATGCCTCGACCTAATCATTTCTGGAACGCAGTTGTTATTGATGGAGAATGGCGAATAATGGATTGCTCTTTAGCAAGTCCTTCTCATCCTCGACGAAGCCAATATACTAGTGCCAGTAGCCAATACGCGGAACCCTGGTGGTTTCTGACTCGACCAATCGAAATATGCTGGACTCACATACCTGAGCAGCATGTTGACCAACATCTCTGTCCTCCCATGGCACATGAAATTCTGCTAGCTCTGCCCTGTGCTTGCCCCGCATTTTTCATtaatgagatggaaatggtgGATTATGATACTAGTCTCATACGTATTGAGGATCTCGAGCTGGTTCACATCAAAATTTCTGTACCGCCTGATGTCGAGTGTGTAGCGGAGGTTGAAGCACGCGCCTTTGAGCGGGATGCTGATGGCGATCTATTCGAGACTGGCGAGATTATCACGAAGCCTGCTTTGGCGCAAGCCGAGTGGGTGGGTAATCAAAAGAGATATACGATCAAGGGTTTACTGCCTGGTGATGAAGGATCAGGTATTCTTAAAATCTATGCTGGAAAACGTGGTCTCATGCACAGTATCAAGGATATTCCACATCCGTTGGCGGTTGCATTGCCTATTATTCACTCTGGTGACAATCCTCCATACGATTTCCTGATCCGACATCCAACACCTCACGCGCAACGCCATGACCTTTATGTCGCCCAGCCACAATGCCAGCGGTTAGCCATCAATAATACTTTCGTGTTCGCTGTGCGTCAGCATCCTTCCTCGCTATCATCAGGGTCTCCAGATCCTGGGAGAACCTCGCCTATTCCGTTCATACGACCAAACTCGGCTATGTCCATAACAAGTTCCTCGGCTTCTGGTTCGGGCACTGGCAAAAAGCCAGCCAAGTTAGCAATTCAAGCACCTGGTGGGAAGATCTTGAGATTAATgcgaaaggaagagagaaatggagGTGTCAATTTAgagggtggagatggaggaactTGGGAGACGATAATTAAATGTGGGGAAAGGGGTGTATGGAGAGGATTAGTTTTAGCCGATCGAAGTGCTAGATGGTGCGTTTTTGCTGAATGGACTTGCGTCTAA